The genomic region taaattttttttaagaaaaatagattttctcATATCACAATGGCACAAGAAAGAGCTCTACAAGACAAATACATCAAACATGACCTCCCCcataaatttttatcaaaatgaaaaaaaaaaaaatatatatatatatatatatatatatccaaaaacGTGTTTATAACAATTTCTTGAGACCACCTTTATTTATTCGCATACAATGCACAAGctctttttcatttaattaaaaaatttgctaGATATGTACCGACTTCAGCAATGTCCTTTAAGTGCTTAGTAGATTTGGCAATGGGATTGGTCTTGCCATAATTCTCGAATGCAGAATTGCAATTATCGCAGTTTGCCTGGGTGGAATTGATGTAGGCCCTCAGGATAAGGTAGTTACCGTCCTTGAGGCCATTCAAAGCGCGTTTGACGTTGTAAATGATACCGTTAAATTCTGTTATGCATATATCAATTTCAAGGGACTTGGCTTGCCTTTGAGCCACCACCGTTGCATGTTTGGTCTCATAAATCAATTTGTGACAGGCTGCAACATTGGCATCACGAGGGTCATTTCGATTATAGACAATTGAATAACAGACTTGCTCATTAGGAGAATTGTCGCATAGGCCAGCGCCATGAGTGTGGCCAGTGAAAAGGATGACGGCTGTCGCTAAAAAGACATAAGAGAAAAAGGTGTAGTCCTTGAAAACCATGGTTTTTGTTAGATTTAATGACTACAAGGTTTTCTCTATTGTTGGGGTCCGGTGAAGGCGACTTATGATATGGTTGAGAAGTGATTTATACAATTTTCAGAAGGCTATTTATAGAAGAGAAGTGCCATGTCAATATTTTCTACGGCAAAGTGTTTGGAAAACCACCTtaacgtttttattttttatgaattgagAGGGAAAGAGGGGTTGGTTTGTGAGGTTTACCTTGATTAGAGCAAAATTTTTGggtgtgtttttttcttttttgaggaacaAATTGAAGTGACAAGCTGGACATATTTTGGTTCAAATAATTACTCAACATCAATGTAGTTATCAACACAAGTTAGCTATCTGTAGTGGACTTTAAAATTGGAGGGGATAAGAATTTTGATGGGCCTTTTTAAGATTTTACCATCGAAAATCATGTTTCTTTTTGATGGAACATCAACAATTTTCGAACAATATGGGCAATTCCAATttctgtcccactttttttgtttcattttataCATCATTAATCACTATTTGTTATGTATTCATttaactttccttataaaataaccaaagttaaaaatgaaaaaagaaaaagaataatcaaCCACATGGCAAGTTTTGATTAGTGCAACACAAAAATTGCCACAGAGAATTTTTGTTCCACTTATAACATGCACCCAACTAGATTACatgaagaaaataacaaaaattgaaaatatataggaaactacaaaaatattaaattgtaaCATCTACACCTTCTTGGTTTAGGAGTTTAAACCACTTAGAGGAAGCATAAACTCCCCTTTCCCTGCACGAGCTCATTTCCTTCTCTTATTAGAAAGCTTATGATAGCTGCTTAAGCTTTTTTTCTGTTATCTTAGTTTTGATAGGTGATATtacatcaattttatatttaattacacGTAAATATGTGAGGTTAAAAGATTTCTCTGAAATAATCTCATTACGTATATTTTTCTCTTGTTGGATATTAAAACTAGTCAACTAATCATGCAGCCAAAAGAATCCAAGGGTCAAGATCAATAAAGGCTTGGTTTTGAAGCATTAAATAAGTAACAAActtataagaataaaaaaaatggcataattgtagacacctcattttgtacaTGGTTAACAAACTTTAATCCCCGGtcccaatgatgagcttgacatgTCTACAAAAAGTAGTTGAAGTTATTTTGATTgtttggaagtaatcacaaTTCAAAAGTGTTCAAATCACTTTGAAAACAATGctaaaaaatgacatttacTCACTGTTTTAACATAACAGAGGACTCTTTGTTAGTATTGGGATTTGGAACACAATAAGTGGAGGCTGACCTATAGGTCGGGtggggttgggtgcctaacaccttctcatccCCATACCTAAACTCTGGACACATGCTCTGATAAAGATCAATCCTTCCACAAGGGCGCTACACTTATGGTTCCTACacctaatctaggtggcgactccatttaCACCCTCTGCCATAGTCCACCCTAGACCAAGGCATACTTCCTATGAGGAGAACTAAAACTCGTCACAAGCACTTGCACCCATAATGGCGACTCCATTGGGCAGGGAGAAGTTTGCCTCCTATGTGTTCCATTTCCTAATCCTAACAAAGGCTTTTTTAATATGGATTTCCATACAATTTGACTTAGTTCTTGGTCCCATTGCCATGGTTAGTGATGAGTGGGAAAGTTGAGGCTCCATCTAGGACTAAGACTTTTCGAAGTTCATTCCACCAACTCCCAATTTGTGTCATTGCCTATGATGGTCTTTGAGTACATTAATGGTTTGCCTCCAATCCATTACAATCCATGTAGGCCCAAGGTTGAAATAATGGTCCACCTAGTTGCGAGTAACCTATTGATCTATCCCTTTAGCTTTAAGAAGCTTACCCACACATAGTGTAACCCTAGATCCAATTCATAGGGAAGCCCAAGTGCATGTGTTTGATCTTTGTTTGCTCTaacctaaaagaaaattttcaaaaataaataaatcttttacaaaaaacaaagttttcaaaaaaaaaaattgggtaaataaatttttttttcttttagaagaggaattttcaaaaaaaaaaatcttttgcaaagaaaaagaattcaagaaaataaaaattttttaaggagaaggatttttagcaaaaacttttttgtaaataattttttttttcaagataagTGTAGATACAGTATTTTATCTGTCCTCGATTTGCATGCTAGACCctgaaaattccaaaaatattaacTTCTCATCGGGGGACCATGAAAACATCTAGATTGACATGCCATGACCCATTCAGGCATCGGGGTACTCAAAGTgcctttttaggtcaaattgaccaaaatgcctTAGACAACCCTGAGTTGACCAAAACTCAAAGTTGGTCAAAATCACactaaaacaacatttttcatgttgtAACATTAAACCCGAGCTATTCGaatatttttgtcaactttgacCAACTTTGTCCCTAAGTTGACTCTCAGGGGCACTAGAAAGCCTAATTTTAGTCCAACTATTAGAACGGATCAGAACTAATGTCATTATGAAGATTATTGAATTCCCTTTCCAACGACTATTCATTGGTCAAAATTGGAGTTAAAATGGTTGAGATATCATGAAAACCGTGCTAGGCGCGTTATTCATTCCCGAATCCTTTTTTGGAACTTTGCTTGATGGCACATGTGTGTCCATATTCCAATATAATGGAACTAGGGACGCcaaatccaaacctacatttttccttttaggaAAAGTTTTCTTGTTTCCTTGtttgataatatgtttgtttgcCCCTTTTGTGTGCTCCCTTTCCTCGTTTGATCTTAGTGTACATTAATCTTTGCTTCTTTGTTACCTCTTTTGCTTGTCTgctggttttgtgtttttttttcttgtttcatgtACTCGCTTGGAGCAAGGGTGGAACTTCCAAAATGCAAGATAAAAAGGGCAAGAATGCAAGCAAGAAGACGCAAGTCCAAAAAGGGCAATGTTCAGTAGATAAGAGGTTTAGCCTCCTCAAGTGGTTTTCTTACTCTCTCTTAGCCTTTTCTTCAAACCATGTATCTACATTAGGGCTTCTTTCTTTGTATCTTGCTTGGGCCACATTCCTAGGGTATGACAATGTCTAATTTACATTTCCTGTACCTTGTTAGGCCATACCCTTGGGATGTAGGCGATGCTTGTTTTTATCTTTCCTGTACCTTGCTTGGGTTGCGTTCCTTGGTATGGCAATGTCTAGTTTACTTTTTCTGTACCTTGCTGGGCCATCCCTCTAGAATGTTGGCAATGTCTAGTTTACTTTCTTACTCTGTGTGTTTCCATTGTGCATGCTATATATATACTTGCTTGCTTGTAGATGGTCatgcactttgtatgatggactCACATGGTCAGGAGAGCAACTCTATTATGATCATGGGTGCTCCTAACCTTGAAGTGTGGGTATGCACTAAAGGTAACTGTTGTAGGTGCATATTCATGCTATGTTGTGCGCATGATCGTCACAGTATGATTGTCTCGATCCATGTCAACTAGTGACATTGGTTTCCCCAAGTATACGACATGCATCAACATGTTTGACGCTTTGATGAGCTTCGACTCACATTAGTATGAACATACTGACGCATGCTATATACACAGGTGTGAAACCCTGCTAGTGTGCCATAGCACACCAAACGCAAAACTCTATTGGATTTTTTTCGTGAAAATGGGGCACCTTTGTTGCCGTATTCTCACCACGAAAGCTTGGTGAGAATAGTGTTTTGTGTACTATGACGCACCTGAAGCAAAATTTTGCTAATATTTCGCAAATAAAATAAGGCGAGATGCTGCCAGATTTTCATCGTGGAAATTTGGCAACAATTCCAAATGTGCTAGCAAATTGTTGATAAAGGCTACACTCCTTCCaaaatcaaacctcaaagcccaatTCTTTTAAAGCCCTGAAAGCTAACACCAATAGCTTGTTTTCACTTGCCAATGTctgaaaattaagattttaccaaaacaaaggacCGTCTTCGGACAGGCATTgcggggtgcctaacaccttcctcaCATGTAACCAGACTTCTGAACTCAAAAATTAAGTCTTtttgccatccacattagattaggaaaaacaaccatttttcttatcctaggattggtaataaaatcaaatagagttaGATGACCAATTACACCTTAGAAAAAACGCAATGATTAGTGGTGACTTCCATTGTATGCcatccattttttaaaacattttctcgggaattgaaaaagctgtcaatactttttcaattttcgagaaaatattttaaaaaatgattaattattgtatGCCCTTGgggcacacattaacaaaatccttaatttatttatatacaagAGTTAGGCATAACTGCTCATCTTTGTTACCATTTTTCATAACATATTATTAACTGCCATAACAACCATAACTAACTTAATAGCTTCCATAACAGAAATGCAAGTGCTACAATTTGTTTTAGCTATTCTTTGTACAACAATAGGTCGTTTACTAAGGACTTTAACACAGATAGTGTCAGAGCCAGATTTTACTTTAGAAgacaagataaaaataaaagtaagacaaaaataattccaaaaatattaatataaataaaaactaattaacgAAATTAAGCAAGACTTGGTCAACATAGAAAATATACCGTATCGtaagctataatttttttttttttttttttgtattttcctgTTAGATTTAAGGTCAAAATgtaaactgaccctctaactttcagcttttgtcatttcagtactctaactttcaattttgtcatttcagtcctttaagttttaatttttgttaatgtagTATTCCGTTAACCCTAAGTTACTGGCTGCCATTAAAgtgactttttttaatattcagaattaaaagaaaaaaactgtaaaaaaaaaacatttatgtggcgtttggtacggaggaatccacattactcttggcatttagattcctaggaatgtgattcctatgAATCACATTCCTAAAAATATAGCTATTCCTATATTTGGTTTCATTGGAAATATCTTAAGATttctaggaatgtgagatgacaACGCTTGGTTtattcccaggaatcttaaatgaattatttatttttcctattctatccttagatttgaatgtgaactaccaagttctttaaaaaaaaaattttcctctaaataaataataaaaaaccaaatataaactattaattatgaaaaattaattaaaattatagtctaacatttcaaaatgacaggtacaatacaaaaataactatttaaattctcaaatgtttttattcttaataataattttaaaagagtttaatccataataatttgttttatattttatcttaattgcttaaatgataataaaaaaatggttaaaattgtcaatttataaaaaatacaatttcctttaagcttgggaatctggattcctacttgttttaaagggaatccacattcctactgagaggagaatccagattcccctggcatctgattcctcagcgtgatttgcaaccaaacataggaatctttaaacattcctgggaattctaaaatattacctcgtaccaaacgccacattaagCGGACAACGTCTTTCCCCTTTCCCtgaaatcaaaattcaaaacccaaagTCTATTTTTCATCTTCCGAACTTCCAAATTCCCATTTATTTCAGTTCTAATTTAGAGCAAGAAAGAAGTATGGGTGCAACAAGTAAAGCTTCTTGGATGGTGGCAGCAAGTATTGGTGCAGTTAAGGCCTTGAAAGACCAAGGTGTTTGCAGATGGAACTATCCTCTAAGGTCACTTCACCAGCATGCGAAGAACATTATCTGATCATACGATCAAGCCAAGAAATTCTCAGCTCAGTCTTCCACACAGAGCTAACAACCACACATCAAACCAAACAATACAAACAATCACGAAAGCaaaattaaccacaaaaatCATTGAATCAAACACAATcactataattcaaaataagaaaaactaaataattatcCATCCATATCATCTAATTACCTTGAAATATCTCAAAATTCACcaaaatatctgattttttttttcaaaattaaaatagaagaacCTCTATCTCTCTCACTCAATCCAGAGGGACTTCCACATCACCATCGGATGTCTCCTACTGCAAATCCTTAGGGTCTTTCCCATCGACCGTGCAACCCACAAAGACGCACGTGCCAAGAATCTCCTTGACGGCCCCACTGAGGTCTTTGGCCATGGATTTAGGGCAAGTAACCTTGGCAGTCTCAACGACGTCGTCGAGGGAGATATTCCTGTGGTGCTTCATATTCTTCGCCTTCTTCTGGTCACGCTCCAGCTCCTTCAGTTCCTTGATGACTAGAGCCGCCACCAATGGCACCACCGACACCTTGGCCTCACAATTTTGCACAGTCAGCTTCACCACGGACCGATCTTTGGGGCGAATGAACTCGCAGTACCGACCTCACCTCCGATGACTCAGTCTCTCTCAAACCGACCCATTTTTCCCCAAAATTAGAAATTCATCGTGTGTTCGGGTTTTGGTTTTAGGGGAAGGGGAACGACGCCGTTCCCCTTcaatgttttcttcttcttcttcttctttttttcacttacaattttttttttaagtttcttttaattccgggaaaaaaaaaaggcgtcGTTTTAGCTCACTTAACAGCAGCAAGTAATTGAGGTTTAACAGAATactacattgacaaaaattgaaagttaggggattgaaatgacaaaattgaaagttaaagaattgaaatgtcaaaaactgaaagttagaaggtctgttttgcatttttgcctggATTTAATATAATCATTTTCGTTGGATTGtacaatttttctatttttaaatcatttttaaaatatcaatgTTGATTCCTTCTATTGTAGTTGTAGGGGGTGTTCAGTCCAACAATAAATCACCCACAACTACACATTTCTGAGCATGTACAGCTACTCATTTCTTTACAAACAAAAGGAAGACCATTTGGAAAAATGGAGCTCTACCAttgcacacccttggtgtggtggtcacttcacaagtataaatgtttgtggagtgtggggggtaagggctacgattcaagtctctaggaaggagtttcacacacatatacacttagattaggctagagtagaaattatatcttgtatcaaaaaaaaaatggagctctctctctctctctctttgcccATCCGGCTCCCTTTGTTCGTACAACTCTCTTTCACAATTTGAACTTATTATTTCATGTTGTTCACTAACTTAGTCTTCAAAGCCTCCGCAATCAACCCCAAGGTTGGTCATGGAGAGATGAGTTTCTGTTTATTGGTATTTCAAGTTCATAGGTCCACGGTAACAACTCAATCCAAGGAGGAACTTAGCGTCATCCAATGCGATGCCAATCCTTATTTGTGTAGGACTTAGATAGTGTCTAGCTTCATCTGAGCTTTCcttcaattaataaatttattataggAAGATCAATTCCAATTTGGACCCACTACAATagatctttttcaatttttttttttttttttttttttaaaaaaaaaaaccttatataGCATTGTAGaattattcataaaaacaacaatatataaaatttggcaCATTTAGTTGAGATGTTTGGATAGTATTCCATTTTATAACTATAAGGCTACGTATATagtacaaataataatttttttccttgacTGTTGTAGGAGAGTtcaaaatattatcaataaaaaaaagaattagataTGATGTTAGTATTATTTTGCACacaaacatacatacatatatacattaaATAGCATTTAAATAAAAGGTGGGAAGAGGGTTAGGATGAGGCCCCCCACAAAACCCTGAACTCCTAGCTCGACCTTTGAACATACTATAGTGCAACTTGTACCTTATAGAAGATTGTAACCCACGGCAACTGGTGGCTTGCAAAAAAGATGCCTAGCTCATCATATAATGGGATCAAGCTAGTTGTAGCTCGTCTCATAACTTGTTTAGTTACACATGCCCCTCTTAAACGAAGATGTAAGAAATAAGCCCTAAGTTTGGATTGATGATCAAGAAAGCGAGGAAAAGGAAGGGccttggtgaagatatcagAAAGCTAATAAGAGATTGAGATTAAACgaacttgaaaatatttcataaGTACTCTTTCGAGAACAACTATTTCCTAAGTGCTCTTTGTAATTAACATGtgttaaatataaataaacttaatttcttgatcattttatttctcttttatcaaaaaaaaagagagtagatATTTAATcataatcattttttaattaatttgaggaaaaagaaaggcATGACATAAAATTGATTTGGATATATAACATGATTGCCACATGTTTAGTGGTTCCAAGACCATagcaatcaaagaaaaaatcgTTCCAAGACTTTGAATTTTCCAAGTATTTGGAAATTCCAAACATTAATAACGAAAGACTTGGTGAAAGGTAAATAGGATTAAAGTCTTCTAATGATGCCACGGTTGAAAGACTGGCATATTAATGGCTTTAAAAGAGTGGTGATATTATTTTCTCCAATAcaattttaagagataaaattattaatttaactTTTCTCAAGTGTTATTCTTGATGACTATGCCTTCCCCAAGCCCCTTCCAACAATCAGTTATTAGGTTTTACAAATTGCACCatctaattttgtttaaaattcaattcagTCTTTTAATTTCACTTTCATTGtagtaatagtttttttttttttttgcattaaattatcaaaaaaaaaattctactattatttaggaaaaaaaatacataaaccaaaaaccaagACATAATTGGTGAGGCATCCTGTTGCAGCTGTACAGTTATTTACAGTACGCCAGTACCAGTAGTGGTAGTAGAAGATCAACCTTCCCCCCTTCTTCAACCCTTTCTCTTCCGAACTTTTTCTCCAAGTAATTTTCGAAATTACAGATTTTTAAAACTGttactactttttatttttgataaataaccTTTTGAATTTCATGActatgggtttttatttttgttacaaatACTATGTGATATTCACTACTTGGCTCTAGAATTGGACACGACCCACGAACCCGACACAATACAAAATTAGTAAGTTTTGGGTTGAGGCTTAATAGGTCCGTGTCATATTTGAGTTGACATGACTAATatgtttaataaacgggttggATCAGTGTTCAACCTATGAAACCCGAATGACCTATTTGACCCGTTTAagtaaatgacattttactaatatatCCTTTAAACCCTAgttatataaacttattaattGTTGTGGTTTACTTTCTTtgacataatgtgattgattattaatgatattgagatatgcttttagttttaaatgattatttatgatgcagttactcattagttctaaattttatattaaaaaaatttatttgtttatttttacataattttatttttcattttgataaaatctgataaacatgTCGACATAACTAAcagtttaataaatgagttgtattaggattgaaaattttttatatgtttaataaacatgtcagtTAGTGTTGACCCATATAGTCAAATCCTGACACGCAAACACAAATTGTCACCCCTAGTTTAAACCTTTATCATTGTGAAATTAGATTTTCGTAATATTTAATAATCTTAAAATATGAATGAACGATACTGCTATTTGGCTATGTTGGAAGACATGACTATTCTCTATGCTTATTGTCTTCTGCTGTGATTCTACCTGTGGGGTCAATACAGATAAGGCAAATGAGCGTcacattttatttgtaaattaggGGGAAAATGGTTTACAAGAGGAGAACTAGACTATAAACCAAGTAAATAGAACTATAAAAGTCAAAATTGAAACTAAAATGGAAAATGAACAAGCTCTTTCTATTCTCTCTAGATGGACTGAGGTGGATGCAGTGATAACGCcagaaattttattcaaacgggccaaactttatataaaaataattcttaatataaaaattgtaatataaatatcaaataacaaatcaCTACCTTATCGAATCAAAACTAATTAacgaatttaaaataaaactagtcgctaactcgtACAATGCACAAGAAAGCTATTAATAACTTCcctaatatgaaaaaaaaaaaaaaaaaaaaaaatcaatatcatgGTAT from Castanea sativa cultivar Marrone di Chiusa Pesio chromosome 11, ASM4071231v1 harbors:
- the LOC142616149 gene encoding uncharacterized protein LOC142616149, giving the protein MVFKDYTFFSYVFLATAVILFTGHTHGAGLCDNSPNEQVCYSIVYNRNDPRDANVAACHKLIYETKHATVVAQRQAKSLEIDICITEFNGIIYNVKRALNGLKDGNYLILRAYINSTQANCDNCNSAFENYGKTNPIAKSTKHLKDIAEVVNLVSTINSLTELSNWQTNYIADSIHE